In Oleiharenicola lentus, the following are encoded in one genomic region:
- a CDS encoding PIG-L deacetylase family protein: MLFTPPRVGYAVLVFGLGLVTAAVAQRPRFNPQGDYAYDLAATATAMVNVDLKPDGFAWPAEARPGDTVFLEINVAVEGGEVPEITAARGGVSVRQAFEIGARGRRFLDLSPLRAAAEDTVVLSGRSVAWQTGKARLFFHRNAPLAGRRVLVLAPHPDDAEIAAFGLYRQTGADVITVTAGDAGGENFGTLFPEPAEHFRIKGWIRTWDSISVPFYGGVLPGKARNLGYYDGVLRQMQAAPATVVPPLRAKLDEPGYYRSFNMDSGLRARPFKGTWQALVDDLVWELKRVNPEVIAAPHPLLDAHPDHQFTTIALIEALTKWKGRCELLLYTNHALENEAWPLGDRAAMSGLPPTSRPELFFSGLRSLPLSPLDQKLKLVALEDMHDLRAFDLRDGTPPVTEEVRASWKHHDYYRRGPRPNELFFVLTREDAMRLREAFLARR; encoded by the coding sequence ATGCTTTTCACGCCTCCACGCGTTGGATACGCGGTCCTGGTTTTCGGCCTCGGACTGGTGACGGCGGCGGTGGCGCAGCGTCCGCGTTTCAATCCGCAGGGCGATTATGCCTACGATCTGGCGGCGACGGCGACCGCCATGGTGAATGTTGATCTGAAGCCCGACGGATTTGCCTGGCCGGCCGAGGCCAGGCCGGGCGACACGGTCTTCCTGGAAATCAACGTCGCGGTGGAGGGCGGGGAAGTGCCGGAGATCACCGCCGCGCGTGGCGGCGTTTCCGTGCGACAGGCCTTTGAAATTGGCGCGAGAGGCCGGCGCTTTCTCGATCTGAGTCCGTTGCGCGCGGCCGCGGAAGATACCGTGGTGCTGAGCGGCCGGAGTGTTGCCTGGCAGACCGGGAAGGCGCGGTTGTTTTTCCATCGCAACGCGCCGCTCGCCGGGCGACGCGTGCTCGTGCTGGCGCCGCATCCTGACGACGCCGAGATCGCGGCCTTCGGCCTCTACCGGCAGACCGGCGCCGATGTGATCACGGTGACGGCCGGCGACGCCGGCGGGGAGAATTTCGGCACACTTTTTCCGGAGCCCGCCGAGCACTTCCGGATCAAGGGCTGGATCCGCACCTGGGACAGCATCAGCGTGCCCTTCTACGGCGGGGTGTTACCCGGCAAGGCGCGCAACCTCGGCTACTATGACGGCGTGCTGCGGCAGATGCAGGCGGCGCCGGCGACCGTGGTGCCGCCGCTCAGGGCGAAGCTGGACGAGCCCGGTTACTACCGCAGCTTCAATATGGACTCCGGGCTTCGCGCCCGTCCCTTCAAGGGCACCTGGCAGGCGCTGGTGGATGACCTGGTCTGGGAGCTGAAACGCGTGAACCCTGAGGTCATCGCCGCTCCGCACCCGCTGCTTGATGCGCACCCCGATCACCAGTTCACCACGATTGCACTGATCGAGGCCCTGACGAAGTGGAAAGGCCGTTGCGAACTGCTGCTCTATACCAACCACGCGCTGGAGAACGAGGCCTGGCCGCTGGGCGACCGCGCGGCGATGAGCGGTCTGCCGCCCACCAGCCGCCCGGAGCTTTTCTTCAGCGGCCTGCGTTCCCTGCCGCTTTCGCCGCTGGACCAAAAACTGAAGCTGGTCGCCCTGGAGGACATGCACGATTTGCGGGCCTTCGATCTGCGCGACGGGACGCCGCCGGTGACCGAGGAGGTCCGCGCGTCCTGGAAACACCACGACTACTACCGGCGTGGTCCGCGCCCCAACGAACTGTTCTTCGTGCTGACCCGCGAGGATGCGATGCGGTTGCGCGAGGCGTTTCTGGCCCGGCGGTGA
- a CDS encoding DUF3500 domain-containing protein encodes MPHPTRLAALLLVTCLSVFGHEDHPPGEEMADAATAWLQSLDGTQRQAAVYPLADEERENWHFVPKARNGVPLKEMTPAQRKLARDLIAAGLSQRGLLTTDAIIALEDVLFAMEGTARRDRGLYHFTIFGAPDRLGTWGWRIEGHHLSVNFLIVEGTRISATPMFFGSNPAEVRIAHAHKGRRALAAEEDLGRALMLSFNPEQRSTALISTRAPADIITGNDRQALLAAPSGLSYAQMNHAQQAQLRALTEVYAGRLRAELAAAELQKIADRGWNKVHFAWAGGLERGDAHYYRIHSPDFVIEYDNTQNGANHIHTTWRDFRGDFGRDLLKEHHLESHAQDKAKH; translated from the coding sequence ATGCCCCACCCCACCCGGCTCGCCGCGCTGTTGCTGGTCACCTGCCTGTCTGTCTTCGGCCACGAGGATCATCCGCCCGGCGAAGAGATGGCTGATGCCGCCACGGCGTGGCTCCAGTCGCTCGACGGAACCCAGCGCCAGGCCGCCGTCTATCCGCTCGCCGACGAAGAGCGGGAAAACTGGCACTTCGTGCCCAAGGCCCGGAACGGCGTTCCGCTCAAGGAGATGACGCCCGCCCAGCGCAAGCTCGCGCGCGACCTGATTGCCGCCGGGCTCAGCCAGCGCGGCCTGCTCACGACCGATGCGATCATCGCCCTGGAGGATGTGTTGTTCGCGATGGAAGGCACCGCCCGCCGCGATCGCGGGCTTTATCACTTTACGATCTTTGGCGCGCCGGACCGCCTCGGCACCTGGGGTTGGCGCATCGAGGGCCATCATCTCTCGGTGAATTTCCTCATCGTGGAAGGCACGAGGATTTCGGCCACGCCGATGTTTTTCGGCTCGAATCCCGCCGAGGTGCGTATCGCGCACGCGCATAAAGGCCGGCGTGCGCTTGCGGCCGAGGAAGACCTCGGCCGCGCCCTCATGCTTTCTTTCAACCCCGAACAGCGGAGCACAGCCTTGATCAGTACCCGGGCCCCCGCCGACATCATCACCGGCAACGACCGTCAGGCCCTGCTCGCCGCGCCCAGCGGCCTGTCCTACGCGCAGATGAACCACGCCCAACAGGCGCAACTGCGCGCGTTGACCGAAGTGTATGCCGGACGCCTCCGCGCGGAGCTGGCCGCCGCCGAACTGCAAAAGATTGCCGACCGCGGTTGGAACAAGGTCCACTTCGCCTGGGCCGGCGGACTTGAGCGCGGCGACGCCCATTACTACCGGATTCACAGCCCCGACTTCGTCATTGAATATGACAACACGCAGAACGGTGCGAATCACATCCATACGACCTGGAGGGACTTCCGCGGCGATTTCGGTCGGGACCTGCTCAAGGAACACCATCTTGAGTCACACGCTCAGGATAAGGCCAAACACTGA
- a CDS encoding LysM peptidoglycan-binding domain-containing protein: protein MRKIALLKRLNSTVRTGLLAGALAATGPVQGQDAPDWDRITSRAEAGDAEAMTALGNAHANGTNGLRPDLAEAFKWYLRAAEKGLAPAQFNVGLAHELGRGVAADDKQAFKFYLAAAEQGFAPAQFNVGNMYAAGRGVGQDHFEANLWFKQAADSGIVEAQFNLGFAYESGNGVKKDDAQAARWYRMAAERGYARGQYNYALLLEDGRGVARDLAAAASFYRAAAEQNFIPAQVNYGLILAEGRPGVAPDPVQGLVWLSRAVQGGAKPEARDALARRLSPEQLAAATRQLGGASAAGAAASSNTSAAPAAGPAPTNLVEQLREQSRRLAARVESLTADKETAERQSAMLAAQIRDLQQELQQIRAGAGGQTAPAPAELTRLQAEVAALTARLEKSAAALREAEQTGAQLAEANRRLQQEKETAASTSAAGGAEPAQPSGLMATLQRDNARLNDEVKRATIELLALNTQLRALRSQPTGATTDPEQTAAAVRSARELAAKLETENRQLTARVTELESKASAPSRPASDQALAQFQQEIRTLQTEKKDLEQWSQALEKTLNEKTAAVAALEATVTDLRQRQAGLEKQLADSARPTAPGPDAARLSSEVATLSAANQALQTELANVRTDASNVAALRDSLMLANSRIAGLERDLTAARQQGENSGAGAADLRRQLSEANVALEKSSAAVAELTAVNDRLEGELASAKQGGTEVAGLRDELAKLRAGAADAVRLTGENDRLKQELAAGAVARGKHEQLVRDNTQLSAGLERSRQDLAQVQARLSEAEKQLADALTVRTRGQDDTQRAQTELTEANRTVEKLNATVAELTAENQKLEQDLENAQKSAAASLAAQSQAVSAANPDAFRMEISTLQARVKELEAQAEEERTNAAREISTLAAQLQRTRETNRSLTEANRALVSAKESDTAAGRDEMAQLQGRIRELTAAAEESRRQVQQQTAEVRSLTLERETLRAQLADAQKVATVLPGMADEKAALQERLEAVGAQLVQLQREHAELEKVHAELNQQAAASQQAAEKAQADLGALQTRVAEADRADEAHTSTVAELTQANAQLEREREDMRRLVDSYRADIARLTQVARTAEQLKTEAERSSQQNVDAVTAQLAQLRRELEAARVNQARLTEAHSAQDRERIAAITQLRTENAALSARLNQAQGTLDQIAAAARLGTPAATIASGGTPVVRTAPSPGAEVRFHTVAEGDSLSRISLRYYGTPNRWQEIFQANRDVLQGSSALRIGMQLRIP, encoded by the coding sequence GGAGCAGGGGTTCGCGCCCGCGCAGTTCAATGTGGGCAACATGTATGCGGCCGGACGCGGGGTGGGGCAGGATCACTTCGAGGCCAACCTCTGGTTCAAGCAGGCGGCGGACAGCGGGATCGTCGAGGCCCAGTTCAACCTCGGCTTCGCCTACGAATCCGGCAACGGGGTCAAAAAGGACGACGCCCAGGCCGCCCGCTGGTATCGCATGGCCGCCGAGCGCGGTTACGCCCGCGGCCAGTACAATTATGCGCTGTTGCTGGAGGACGGGCGCGGCGTGGCGCGCGACCTGGCGGCAGCGGCCTCGTTTTATCGGGCCGCGGCCGAGCAGAATTTCATCCCGGCGCAGGTCAACTACGGGCTCATCCTGGCCGAGGGCCGCCCGGGCGTGGCGCCCGATCCCGTCCAAGGCTTGGTCTGGCTGAGCCGGGCGGTCCAGGGCGGAGCGAAGCCGGAGGCGCGTGACGCCTTGGCGCGCCGCCTCAGTCCGGAGCAACTCGCCGCGGCCACCCGGCAACTGGGAGGAGCCTCTGCCGCTGGCGCCGCGGCGTCTTCGAACACGAGCGCGGCCCCGGCCGCCGGCCCGGCTCCGACCAACCTGGTGGAGCAGTTGCGGGAACAAAGCCGCCGGTTGGCTGCCCGCGTGGAGTCGCTGACCGCGGACAAAGAGACCGCCGAACGCCAGTCCGCCATGTTGGCGGCCCAGATTCGCGACTTGCAGCAGGAGTTGCAGCAAATTCGGGCCGGAGCGGGTGGCCAGACGGCGCCCGCGCCGGCGGAATTGACCCGCCTTCAGGCGGAGGTCGCCGCCCTCACGGCCCGGTTGGAGAAGTCGGCCGCCGCCCTGCGGGAGGCGGAGCAAACTGGCGCGCAACTCGCCGAGGCCAACCGTCGACTGCAGCAGGAGAAGGAGACGGCGGCCTCGACCTCCGCGGCGGGCGGCGCGGAGCCCGCCCAGCCATCCGGCCTCATGGCGACTCTCCAGCGCGACAACGCCCGGCTCAACGACGAGGTCAAACGCGCCACCATCGAGCTGCTCGCGCTGAACACCCAGTTGCGCGCCCTGCGCAGCCAGCCCACCGGCGCCACCACCGATCCAGAACAGACCGCGGCGGCCGTGCGCTCCGCCCGGGAGCTGGCCGCCAAGCTGGAAACCGAAAACCGCCAGCTGACCGCCCGCGTGACCGAATTGGAAAGCAAAGCCTCCGCCCCGTCGCGCCCCGCGAGCGACCAGGCCCTGGCCCAGTTCCAGCAGGAGATCCGCACACTCCAGACGGAAAAGAAGGACTTGGAGCAGTGGTCCCAGGCGCTGGAGAAAACACTCAATGAAAAGACCGCCGCGGTTGCCGCGCTCGAGGCGACGGTGACCGATCTCCGCCAGCGGCAGGCCGGACTGGAAAAGCAGCTGGCCGATTCCGCCCGTCCGACCGCGCCGGGGCCCGACGCCGCCCGTTTGTCGTCCGAGGTAGCGACCCTTTCGGCGGCAAACCAGGCGTTGCAGACGGAGCTGGCCAATGTCCGGACGGATGCCAGCAACGTGGCCGCCCTGCGCGATTCGCTGATGCTGGCCAACTCCCGGATTGCCGGGCTGGAGCGTGACCTGACCGCGGCCCGGCAGCAGGGCGAGAATTCCGGTGCGGGCGCCGCCGATTTGCGGCGTCAGCTGAGCGAGGCCAACGTGGCTTTGGAAAAGAGCAGCGCCGCGGTCGCCGAGCTGACGGCGGTCAACGACCGGCTCGAAGGCGAGTTGGCGTCGGCGAAACAGGGCGGCACCGAGGTCGCCGGTTTGCGCGACGAACTTGCGAAGCTCCGGGCGGGGGCGGCCGATGCAGTCCGCTTGACCGGCGAAAATGACCGCTTGAAGCAGGAGCTGGCGGCCGGCGCCGTCGCACGCGGCAAGCACGAACAGCTGGTGCGTGACAATACCCAGCTGAGTGCCGGGCTCGAGCGCAGCCGTCAGGACCTGGCCCAGGTGCAGGCGCGCCTGAGCGAGGCGGAAAAGCAGCTGGCCGATGCGCTGACCGTGCGCACCCGCGGCCAGGACGACACCCAGCGCGCGCAAACCGAGCTCACCGAGGCCAATCGCACGGTGGAAAAGCTCAACGCGACGGTGGCCGAGCTGACCGCCGAGAACCAGAAGTTGGAACAGGATCTGGAAAACGCCCAGAAGTCCGCGGCCGCCTCGCTGGCGGCGCAGTCGCAGGCGGTCAGCGCCGCCAATCCCGACGCCTTCCGGATGGAAATCAGCACGCTGCAGGCGCGCGTGAAGGAACTTGAGGCGCAGGCCGAGGAAGAGCGCACCAACGCGGCGCGCGAGATCAGCACGCTGGCCGCCCAGCTGCAGCGCACGCGCGAGACCAACCGCTCCCTCACCGAGGCCAACCGGGCCCTCGTCTCCGCGAAGGAGAGCGACACCGCGGCCGGTCGCGACGAGATGGCCCAGCTGCAGGGACGTATCCGGGAACTCACCGCCGCGGCCGAGGAATCCCGCCGGCAGGTGCAGCAACAGACGGCCGAGGTCCGTTCGCTCACCCTTGAACGCGAAACTTTGCGGGCCCAGCTGGCCGACGCACAGAAAGTGGCGACCGTGCTGCCCGGCATGGCCGACGAAAAGGCCGCGCTCCAGGAGCGGTTGGAAGCCGTGGGCGCCCAGCTCGTGCAGTTGCAGCGTGAGCATGCGGAGCTGGAGAAGGTCCACGCCGAACTGAACCAGCAGGCCGCCGCCAGCCAGCAGGCGGCCGAGAAGGCGCAGGCGGACCTCGGGGCCCTGCAGACGCGGGTGGCCGAGGCGGACCGGGCCGACGAGGCCCACACCTCCACCGTGGCCGAGCTGACCCAGGCGAATGCCCAACTCGAACGGGAGCGCGAGGACATGCGCCGCCTGGTGGACTCCTACCGGGCCGACATCGCGCGACTCACCCAGGTGGCGCGCACCGCGGAGCAGCTCAAAACCGAAGCCGAGCGCAGCAGCCAGCAGAACGTGGATGCAGTCACGGCCCAACTGGCTCAGCTCAGGCGGGAGCTCGAGGCGGCGCGCGTCAACCAGGCCCGCCTGACCGAGGCGCACTCGGCGCAGGATCGCGAACGCATCGCGGCCATCACCCAGCTCCGCACGGAGAACGCGGCTTTGTCCGCCCGGCTCAACCAGGCACAGGGGACGCTGGATCAGATTGCCGCGGCGGCGCGACTGGGCACTCCGGCCGCGACCATCGCCTCGGGCGGCACGCCGGTGGTGCGCACGGCGCCCAGTCCGGGGGCCGAGGTGCGGTTCCACACGGTGGCCGAGGGCGATTCCCTCTCCCGCATCAGCCTCCGCTATTACGGCACGCCCAACCGCTGGCAGGAAATTTTCCAAGCGAACCGCGACGTGCTCCAGGGCAGCAGCGCGCTCCGCATCGGCATGCAGCTGCGGATTCCTTGA